In Planctomycetota bacterium, the genomic stretch TGGCCGATGATCTCCCACAGGCCAATGCCCGAGCCGGTGTCGGTGGTGCCGGAGAAGTTTTGATCATCGACAACGTAGGTCGCATCGCCTTCGTCACCGGAAGCCACGAAGGTCGTGGGCGTTGTGTCGACGTTGCCGGTCTGTGGCCAAACGACGTAGACGTTATAGAGGCCAGCAACGCCGCCCGTCAGACCCGTGGCTGTCAGCGGCTCGTCCTCGTCGAGGCCGTCCGGATTCCAGAAGCTGTTGAGCACCTGACCGACGCCGTACGTCGTGTTGTCGGCGTCGAGGGCGGGCGTGTAGCTGAAGGTGTACTGGTCGGGGTCGCCGTTGGTCGCGTTGCCGCCGAAGATGGAGCCGAGACCTGGCGTCACGCCGGGAGCGAAACCGACACCCGCGCTGGACTCACTGGCGGCGTCGCCGCCGGCACCGGTGAAAGCGTAGTTGGCAGAGGCCTTGCCGCCGGAGCGAGCCTCGACCATGAAAGCAGCTTCAACAGAAGGAGCCGTGACGAAGCAGGCGGCGGCCGTGACGGCCGAGATGGAAGCAAAACGCATTTTTGATTCTCCCTAGGAGGAAACTCGTGAGATCCGCATCGGCCACGCCGGCCAAAGCATGTGTGACGAACGCCTCGCAACTCCAAGTGTGAAGCGACGATCCCCATCGCGGCGGAGTGGAACAATCGTCGTCCAGGCGTGCATCACGCGTGTCGGCCGCCAGTCCACTCGCTTGGCGACCTCTTATAGAAGTAATCTAACCCGTTGCCGGCTCCGGGGAAGGCGGAAAATTTGCGGGGGTGAATCCGGTCCGCAAACGTCCTCCGCCCACGATCCTCAGGTGGTGCGTCTCGCCGGAACCGCCCAAGTCTCCGACACCGTCTAACCGCTACGCCACCGTCGATTGTGACGCGGCATTGCCACGCGATCACAGACTGTCGTCAAACAGCGCCCGTGGGCAGCGGAGCCGGGACGTTCGCGGCGTCGGGGCGAGGTGGATCGCCGATGCGCATGTGGGCAGACCAGAAGGCGTCGAAGCTCTGGCGGATGCTGAACCGGCCGGAGCGGGCGAGGCTGGCCGAACGCATGCGGGCCAGCTCCGTCGGGTCGTCGACCAGTCGCGAGATCGCCTCGACCCAGGCGGCGGCGTGGCTGGCGTCGCGGGCGGGGAGCACAAGACCCGTCTCCTTGTCGACGATGGTCTCTTTCGGCCCGCCTTCCGGGCTGACGAGACAGGGCAGGCCCGAAGCCTGGGCTTCCATGACGACTTGGCCCAGCGTGTCGGTGCGGCTGGGGAAGACGAAGAGATCGCTGGTCGCGTAGAGCGCGGGCAAAGTCTGGTCGTCGCAGAAGCCGGGGAAGACGGCGGGCAGGCCGGCGAGGCGAGCCATCATCGTCTCGCGATACGGGCCGTCACCGACGACGACGAGGGCGACGTCGTCGCGTCGCTCGCACAGCGAGGCGTAGGCCTCGGCCAGCAGGGGCAGGTTCTTCTCGACGCTGACCCGGCCGGCGTAGATCAGGACGTGCGGGGTCTTCTGGACGTCGACGCCGACCTTGGCAAGAGCTTCAGGGTCGCGGGCGTCGGGCGTGAACTTGGAGAGGTCGATGCCGGGCCGGATGGTTTCGATGCGGTCTTCGGCGACGCCGAGGTCGGTCAGCTTGAACTTGTACGCGCTGCTGCGGCTGAAGACGGCCTTGGGCACCTTGTAGAACCACCGCATGTAGTTGGCCACGTTCCCAGCCTGGCGATGGTCGCCGGTGAGCTTCTCGACATACGCCGGGAAGTCGGTGTGGTACGTCGCAAGCACTGGCACGCGGAGCATCGCGGCGGCGGTCAGGCCGAGCAGACCCATCGGGCCGGGCGTGCTGACGTGGATCGCGTCGAACTGCTCACGGTCGCACAGGTCGAGTACCTCGAGGATCGGCGGAATGTTGACCTTCAGCTCGTCGTACAGCGGCATCGGCCGGCTGACGAGCGGCTCGAAGTTGCGACGAAACGGGGCGACGTCGCTGCCGTAGCGGACGTCTTCTGTCGGCACGCTCGTCA encodes the following:
- a CDS encoding PEP-CTERM sorting domain-containing protein (PEP-CTERM proteins occur, often in large numbers, in the proteomes of bacteria that also encode an exosortase, a predicted intramembrane cysteine proteinase. The presence of a PEP-CTERM domain at a protein's C-terminus predicts cleavage within the sorting domain, followed by covalent anchoring to some some component of the (usually Gram-negative) cell surface. Many PEP-CTERM proteins exhibit an unusual sequence composition that includes large numbers of potential glycosylation sites. Expression of one such protein has been shown restore the ability of a bacterium to form floc, a type of biofilm.), whose translation is MRFASISAVTAAACFVTAPSVEAAFMVEARSGGKASANYAFTGAGGDAASESSAGVGFAPGVTPGLGSIFGGNATNGDPDQYTFSYTPALDADNTTYGVGQVLNSFWNPDGLDEDEPLTATGLTGGVAGLYNVYVVWPQTGNVDTTPTTFVASGDEGDATYVVDDQNFSGTTDTGSGIGLWEIIGQVAITDPLATYTVTQTSGDNPGFVSMRGYGVFWEFVEDLPTGGLPGDANGDGTVDLADFGILRSEFGSMGDMLLADFNGDMTVDLADFGILRANFGTSIPSDIAALDAWAASIPEPATFGMFAAAGTLLLGRRRR